The Chryseobacterium sp. 52 genome includes a region encoding these proteins:
- a CDS encoding SRPBCC domain-containing protein: MELKTKIHAEDGKQEIFITREFDLPVDLLFRAYTEAEIVEQWMGTKVLKMENTPHGSYQFETSNPQGDVVFRANGTIHEVIPDQKITRTFQMENTPFPVQMDYIEFEKLTDETSKITIHTVYKSVEFRDQMLKLPFAQGLNMAHNRLQEIFRS; the protein is encoded by the coding sequence ATGGAACTCAAAACAAAAATCCACGCTGAAGACGGCAAACAGGAAATATTCATTACAAGAGAATTTGACCTTCCTGTTGATCTCCTTTTCAGAGCCTACACAGAAGCAGAAATTGTAGAACAATGGATGGGCACCAAAGTCCTGAAAATGGAAAACACACCGCATGGCAGCTATCAGTTTGAAACTTCAAATCCTCAGGGCGATGTCGTTTTCCGGGCCAATGGAACCATCCATGAAGTGATTCCCGATCAGAAGATCACCAGAACTTTCCAGATGGAAAATACACCCTTCCCCGTTCAAATGGATTATATTGAATTTGAAAAGCTGACAGACGAAACCAGCAAAATTACCATTCATACCGTTTATAAATCCGTTGAATTCCGCGACCAGATGTTAAAATTACCATTTGCACAGGGACTTAATATGGCTCATAACCGACTTCAGGAGATATTTAGAAGTTAG
- a CDS encoding YdeI/OmpD-associated family protein produces the protein MNPKVDFFFDQAGQWQKEFEKLRTLVSDTGLEEDLKWGCPCYTYNGRNIVLIHGFKEYCALLFFKGALLNDTENILIQQSENVQAARQIRFTDLKQIADLEKTIRTYVYEALEVEKSGVKVPMKETQEFEMPEEFQHKLNENLELKEAFETLTPGRQRAYLLHFSSAKQSKTREARIEKYIPQILTGKGLND, from the coding sequence ATGAATCCAAAAGTTGACTTTTTCTTTGATCAAGCCGGACAATGGCAAAAAGAATTTGAAAAATTAAGAACGCTTGTTTCCGATACAGGTCTGGAAGAAGATCTGAAATGGGGCTGCCCATGCTACACTTACAATGGCAGAAATATTGTTCTGATCCACGGATTTAAAGAATACTGCGCCCTACTCTTTTTCAAAGGTGCTTTACTGAATGATACGGAGAATATTCTCATTCAACAGTCAGAAAATGTACAGGCGGCAAGACAAATCCGTTTTACAGACCTGAAACAAATTGCAGATCTTGAAAAAACAATCCGAACTTACGTGTATGAAGCCTTGGAGGTAGAAAAATCAGGGGTAAAAGTTCCTATGAAGGAAACCCAAGAATTTGAAATGCCTGAAGAATTTCAACATAAGCTGAACGAAAACCTGGAATTAAAAGAAGCTTTTGAAACACTGACTCCCGGAAGACAGAGAGCATATCTGCTTCACTTTTCTTCCGCAAAACAATCAAAAACAAGAGAAGCCAGAATTGAAAAATACATTCCGCAAATCCTTACAGGAAAAGGCTTAAACGATTAA
- a CDS encoding threonine aldolase family protein produces MKFSFKNDYSEGCHPNILQALIETNFEQQAGYGEDEYSLQAKTLIKEKIKSPDSDIYLVSGGTQANLIVISAILRPYQCVISAAPGHILNNETGAIEATGHKVLSIETEDGKLRPSDIVPVLESHSNIPHQVMPKMVYISNSTELGTVYQAEELEKLSEFCRQNGLYLFMDGARLGHGLTSEISDLTIEKVAELTDIFYLGGTKNGALIGEAIVINNKDLQPDFAFNIKQKGALLAKGRLLGIQFMELMKDDLYFDLAKQANLQAMKIKNAMKERGVQFLSDTYTNQIFPIISNELIEILSESFEFYVWKKMDEKSSAIRLITSWNTGDEAVERFIEVIKKELQ; encoded by the coding sequence TCACCCGAATATTCTACAAGCACTTATAGAAACTAATTTTGAGCAGCAGGCCGGATATGGAGAAGATGAGTATTCTTTACAGGCAAAAACACTGATCAAAGAAAAAATCAAAAGCCCAGATTCGGACATTTATCTAGTATCTGGAGGAACGCAGGCGAACCTGATTGTAATTTCTGCAATTCTAAGACCTTACCAATGTGTGATCTCTGCAGCACCGGGACATATTCTGAATAATGAAACGGGAGCCATTGAGGCCACAGGGCATAAAGTTTTAAGTATTGAAACCGAAGACGGGAAATTAAGACCTTCCGATATTGTTCCGGTTTTGGAAAGTCATAGTAATATTCCACATCAGGTAATGCCGAAGATGGTGTATATATCAAATTCCACAGAGCTTGGAACGGTTTATCAGGCTGAAGAACTTGAAAAGCTTTCGGAATTCTGCCGTCAAAATGGGTTGTACCTGTTTATGGATGGAGCCAGATTAGGACATGGTCTTACCTCTGAAATCAGTGATCTTACCATAGAAAAAGTAGCGGAACTTACCGATATTTTTTATTTAGGAGGAACAAAGAACGGGGCTTTGATAGGAGAGGCTATTGTGATTAATAATAAGGATTTGCAACCGGATTTTGCATTTAATATCAAGCAAAAAGGAGCATTGTTGGCTAAAGGTCGTCTTCTCGGAATCCAGTTTATGGAACTCATGAAAGATGATCTGTATTTTGATCTGGCAAAACAGGCAAATCTTCAGGCGATGAAAATCAAAAACGCTATGAAAGAAAGAGGAGTGCAGTTTCTATCAGATACCTATACCAATCAGATTTTTCCAATTATCAGTAATGAACTTATTGAAATTCTGTCTGAAAGTTTTGAATTTTATGTCTGGAAAAAGATGGATGAGAAATCTTCTGCCATCCGTCTTATCACTTCCTGGAATACTGGCGATGAAGCCGTAGAACGTTTTATAGAGGTTATAAAAAAAGAACTTCAGTAG
- a CDS encoding ArsR/SmtB family transcription factor, translated as MNLRRDVFQAIADPTRRSILMLVAAQSMTAGAIASNFDTARPTVSKHLQILTECELLRSEQNGREITYHLNPNKMKEIADFIEPFRQMWDDRFNKLESVMKKYK; from the coding sequence ATGAATTTAAGAAGAGATGTATTCCAGGCTATAGCAGACCCAACCAGAAGATCTATTCTGATGTTGGTGGCAGCACAATCTATGACTGCCGGAGCCATCGCTTCTAATTTTGATACGGCCAGACCTACCGTTTCCAAACATCTTCAGATCCTTACAGAATGTGAACTCCTCCGGTCTGAACAGAACGGACGGGAAATTACCTATCACCTTAATCCCAATAAAATGAAAGAAATAGCAGATTTTATAGAACCTTTCCGCCAAATGTGGGACGACCGATTCAACAAACTGGAAAGTGTGATGAAAAAGTATAAATGA
- a CDS encoding ComEC/Rec2 family competence protein, with protein sequence MKITFKDVGQGDSIIIEWSDNGVNRIGIIDCNKKGGTNPVVEHIQQLQCSEIEFIILSHPHSDHYSGFLELFYYLENNNICINHFGHSFSTISVEYWKWFEVTSSESKNLSEIIHKANQLRALGILKKFFLVTEHVKLPINGIEISTLSPSHAELEIYQNQVKFDAIVNKKQASKAANYLSSLFYIKKGDSTVLLTSDVEKNTFDRIHNDGSLNDHLFCLCQAPHHGSYNNYHDIFWDNLKTIDVKNVVFSSGINEKYKHPHLITVNSFVNNGYGINPTNLVYGIQEFLDEIDSKTLILDSISEIDEESITGGDKVFTF encoded by the coding sequence ATGAAAATAACATTTAAAGATGTTGGACAAGGGGATTCAATTATAATCGAATGGAGTGATAATGGAGTAAATAGAATCGGAATAATTGATTGTAATAAAAAAGGCGGCACTAATCCAGTAGTTGAACATATTCAACAGTTACAGTGTTCTGAAATAGAATTTATTATATTATCTCATCCTCATTCAGATCATTATTCCGGGTTCTTGGAACTATTTTATTACTTAGAGAATAATAACATATGTATTAATCATTTTGGTCATTCATTTAGTACAATAAGTGTTGAATATTGGAAATGGTTTGAAGTGACCTCTTCAGAATCAAAAAATTTATCAGAAATAATTCACAAAGCTAATCAATTAAGAGCTTTAGGAATTCTAAAAAAATTCTTTCTGGTTACCGAACATGTAAAATTACCTATAAACGGTATTGAAATTTCAACATTATCACCCTCACATGCTGAATTAGAAATTTATCAAAATCAAGTTAAATTTGATGCTATTGTTAATAAAAAGCAAGCAAGTAAAGCTGCAAACTATTTATCATCACTTTTTTACATAAAAAAAGGAGATTCTACAGTTTTACTAACATCAGATGTTGAAAAAAACACATTTGACAGAATTCATAATGACGGAAGTCTAAATGATCACTTATTCTGTTTATGTCAAGCTCCCCATCATGGATCTTATAATAATTATCATGATATTTTTTGGGATAATTTAAAAACTATTGACGTAAAGAATGTTGTCTTTTCATCCGGAATCAATGAAAAATATAAACACCCTCACTTAATTACAGTTAATTCGTTTGTTAATAATGGTTATGGAATAAATCCCACCAATCTTGTATATGGAATTCAAGAGTTTCTTGATGAAATAGATAGTAAAACACTTATTCTTGATAGTATTAGTGAAATTGATGAGGAATCGATTACTGGAGGAGACAAGGTTTTTACATTTTAA
- a CDS encoding DUF4256 domain-containing protein, which yields MSKKKLTPEQSTELLKVLKIRFEKNMNRHKGLNWEKIQSKLEAAPEKLWSLNEMEETEGEPDVVSYDKKTDEYLFFDCSPESPKRRSLCYDYQAWEARKANKPESNVIDKAADMGIELLTEEQYRELQEFGKFDLKTSSWVKTPAHIRELGGAIFCDRRYNTVFMYHNGADSYYAARGFRGMLKV from the coding sequence ATGAGCAAAAAGAAACTAACCCCCGAACAAAGCACTGAGCTGCTAAAAGTTTTAAAAATCCGTTTTGAAAAAAATATGAACCGTCACAAAGGCCTGAACTGGGAAAAAATTCAGTCAAAACTGGAAGCTGCCCCGGAAAAGCTATGGTCATTGAACGAAATGGAAGAAACCGAAGGCGAACCCGATGTGGTAAGCTATGATAAAAAAACAGACGAATACCTCTTCTTCGACTGCTCCCCGGAAAGTCCGAAACGACGAAGTCTCTGCTACGATTATCAAGCCTGGGAAGCCAGAAAAGCCAACAAACCGGAAAGCAATGTCATTGATAAAGCTGCTGATATGGGCATAGAACTTCTAACCGAGGAACAATATCGGGAACTTCAGGAATTCGGAAAGTTTGATCTGAAAACTTCCAGTTGGGTAAAAACGCCAGCCCATATAAGAGAATTGGGCGGAGCTATCTTCTGTGACCGACGCTATAATACTGTTTTTATGTATCATAATGGTGCAGATTCTTATTATGCAGCGAGAGGTTTCCGGGGAATGCTTAAGGTTTAA
- a CDS encoding DoxX family protein yields METQTKSQKRNRIIYWIFTLWMALGMVSTAIVQLMKNKDELANFTNLGYPAYLMTIIGIWKLLGVIAVLIPKRPILKEWAYAGFFFVMSGAFISHIIVSDTLGRTFPALLLLILVLISWYFRPADRKTSPYNH; encoded by the coding sequence ATGGAAACACAAACCAAATCCCAAAAAAGAAACAGAATCATCTACTGGATTTTCACCCTTTGGATGGCACTGGGCATGGTGTCTACCGCCATTGTTCAGCTTATGAAAAATAAAGATGAACTGGCCAATTTCACCAACCTTGGCTACCCCGCTTACCTGATGACCATTATCGGCATTTGGAAACTTCTGGGTGTTATCGCTGTATTGATCCCGAAACGTCCCATATTGAAAGAATGGGCCTATGCCGGATTTTTCTTTGTCATGTCAGGCGCATTCATCTCCCACATTATAGTAAGCGATACCTTGGGAAGAACTTTTCCGGCGTTATTATTACTGATTTTAGTTCTTATTTCCTGGTATTTCAGACCTGCTGACCGGAAAACATCTCCTTATAATCATTAA